A genomic stretch from Lathyrus oleraceus cultivar Zhongwan6 chromosome 2, CAAS_Psat_ZW6_1.0, whole genome shotgun sequence includes:
- the LOC127120059 gene encoding uncharacterized protein LOC127120059, with the protein MATKNHVRSNSFPSQSHPNSTRIEQELSKIKTWETTSTSTSDSITIGLSLLEDLYISLEDFLNMASTQKAISRHQGENFVEELLDGSVKFLDVCGITRDTMLDIKENVEALHCSLRRRKGDSSIESSVAEYNFFTKKMKKNVKKLITSLKQMESKFGASTLLNQDQEVISVIRVLREVILMNMSIFQSILSFLAPKSKATKWLKMAKLMHRRTSSCEEENLNELQCVDASLRTLLREGSDVVKMQVAHECFEALESATEGLEKGLESVFRRLVKTRVCLLNMTQ; encoded by the coding sequence ATGGCAACAAAGAATCATGTTCGCTCTAATAGTTTTCCTTCTCAATCTCATCCTAACTCCACTAGAATAGAACAAGAGCTAAGCAAAATCAAGACATGGGAAACCACATCAACATCCACATCTGATTCAATTACCATTGGCCTTTCTTTGCTGGAAGATTTGTATATTTCATTGGAAGATTTTCTCAATATGGCATCGACACAAAAGGCCATTTCTCGGCATCAAGGTGAGAATTTTGTGGAAGAGTTGTTGGATGGTTCGGTGAAATTTTTGGATGTTTGTGGTATTACAAGAGACACCATGTTAGACATTAAAGAAAATGTTGAAGCCCTTCACTGTTCTCTTAGAAGAAGAAAGGGAGATTCAAGCATCGAATCAAGTGTAGCCGAATATAACTTCTTCACaaagaagatgaagaaaaatgTCAAAAAGTTGATCACATCTCTAAAACAAATGGAAAGTAAATTTGGAGCTTCCACACTTTTGAACCAAGATCAAGAAGTCATTTCTGTGATAAGAGTTCTTAGAGAGGTTATACTAATGAACATGTCTATCTTTCAATCCATTTTGTCTTTCTTGGCTCCCAAGTCAAAGGCAACCAAATGGTTGAAAATGGCAAAGTTGATGCATAGGAGGACATCATCATGTGAGGAGGAGAATTTAAATGAACTGCAGTGTGTGGATGCATCCTTAAGGACCCTTTTACGCGAAGGTTCTGATGTTGTCAAGATGCAGGTTGCACATGAATGTTTTGAAGCATTGGAGAGTGCAACTGAAGGGCTAGAGAAAGGTTTGGAAAGTGTATTTAGGCGTTTGGTTAAAACTAGAGTTTGTCTTTTGAACATGACTCAATAG